The following are from one region of the Bradyrhizobium sediminis genome:
- a CDS encoding ANTAR domain-containing response regulator, with protein MGAESSPKIVIVDESPIRAAILEEGLREAGFTGVTHISEMHNLLARIYSLDPDVILIDLENPSRDVLEQMFQVSRAVRRPIAMFVDQSDAASIQASVDAGVSAYIVDGLKKERIKPLLDLCISRFNAFSKLQGELDRAKSALEDRKVIDRAKGILMKLKGLTEEEAYVLLRSTAMREKKKIGEIAQSILTASEMLK; from the coding sequence ATGGGCGCCGAGTCGTCTCCGAAAATCGTCATCGTCGACGAAAGCCCGATCCGCGCGGCCATCCTCGAGGAGGGGCTGCGGGAAGCGGGCTTTACCGGCGTCACTCACATCAGCGAGATGCACAATCTGCTGGCCCGGATCTATTCGCTCGATCCCGACGTCATCCTGATCGACCTCGAAAACCCCAGCCGCGACGTTCTCGAGCAGATGTTCCAGGTCAGCCGGGCTGTGCGCCGGCCGATCGCGATGTTCGTCGACCAGAGCGACGCCGCCTCGATCCAGGCGTCCGTCGATGCCGGCGTCTCCGCCTATATCGTCGATGGACTGAAGAAGGAACGCATCAAGCCGCTCCTCGACCTCTGCATCTCCCGCTTCAACGCCTTTTCCAAGCTGCAGGGCGAGCTCGATCGCGCCAAGTCCGCGCTCGAAGACCGCAAGGTGATCGACCGCGCCAAGGGCATCCTGATGAAGCTGAAGGGGCTCACCGAAGAGGAGGCCTACGTCCTGCTGCGCTCCACCGCGATGCGCGAGAAAAAGAAAATCGGCGAGATCGCACAGTCGATCCTGACCGCTTCGGAGATGCTGAAATGA
- a CDS encoding CmpA/NrtA family ABC transporter substrate-binding protein, with protein sequence MTTPLRIGFIPLADAAALIVAVDKGFAAAEGLDVTLVREVSWSNVRDKLNIGMFDAAHLLAPVAIASSLGLGHVKVPIVAPFNLGINGNAITVSPALHAAIMSEIEGDPFDPMATALALSRVVATRRKNGAEPLTFGMTFPFSTHNYQLRFWMAAGGVDPDEDVRLVVLPPPYMVDSLANGHVDAFCVGAPWNSVAVDLGVGHILHFVADILVRAVEKVLAVRQDWSEKNPQVLAALVRAHDRAADFIEQPQNRAEAARILGAPERIGIDAEVIRRTLDGRLKISPDGTIRESSRYLLVGREGAARPDPVQAAWLYAQMVRWGQTTISPEALKTAMAVFRPDLYDAALGREARAARAADAIGAFAGPAFDANDIAGHLAAFKIGHWKA encoded by the coding sequence ATGACCACACCGCTGCGCATAGGTTTCATCCCGCTGGCCGACGCCGCGGCCCTGATCGTCGCCGTCGACAAGGGATTCGCCGCCGCGGAGGGGCTCGATGTGACGCTGGTCCGCGAGGTGTCGTGGTCGAACGTTCGAGACAAGCTCAACATCGGCATGTTCGACGCAGCACATCTGCTGGCGCCGGTCGCGATCGCCTCCAGCCTCGGACTCGGGCACGTCAAGGTGCCGATCGTGGCGCCCTTCAATCTCGGCATCAACGGCAATGCGATCACGGTATCGCCGGCGCTGCATGCGGCGATCATGAGCGAGATCGAAGGCGATCCGTTCGATCCGATGGCAACCGCGCTGGCGTTGTCCCGCGTGGTGGCGACACGGCGCAAGAACGGCGCCGAGCCCCTGACCTTCGGCATGACCTTTCCGTTCTCGACCCACAATTATCAGCTTCGGTTCTGGATGGCGGCTGGCGGCGTCGATCCGGATGAGGACGTTCGTCTTGTGGTGCTGCCGCCGCCCTATATGGTGGACAGTCTCGCCAACGGTCATGTCGACGCCTTCTGCGTCGGCGCGCCCTGGAATTCGGTCGCCGTCGACCTTGGCGTCGGTCATATCCTGCATTTCGTCGCCGACATTCTGGTGCGTGCGGTGGAGAAGGTGCTGGCCGTCAGGCAGGACTGGTCGGAGAAGAATCCCCAAGTACTGGCCGCGCTGGTGCGGGCGCATGATCGCGCCGCCGACTTCATCGAGCAGCCGCAGAACCGCGCCGAGGCGGCGCGCATCCTCGGCGCGCCGGAGCGGATCGGGATCGATGCCGAGGTGATCCGGCGCACGCTGGATGGCCGCCTCAAGATTTCGCCCGATGGAACCATTCGCGAAAGCAGCCGCTATCTGCTGGTGGGGCGGGAAGGTGCGGCGCGGCCCGACCCGGTGCAAGCCGCCTGGCTCTACGCCCAGATGGTGCGGTGGGGGCAGACCACGATCAGCCCCGAGGCGCTCAAGACCGCCATGGCGGTGTTCCGGCCCGATCTGTACGACGCAGCGCTGGGGCGCGAGGCGAGGGCCGCCCGGGCCGCCGACGCCATCGGCGCGTTCGCCGGCCCGGCGTTCGACGCCAACGACATTGCAGGCCATTTGGCGGCCTTCAAGATCGGGCACTGGAAGGCCTGA
- a CDS encoding NirA family protein — MKIESLSIDFTDEQKRYLEGFTTGLQISRVGRGLSGAAAGKTSSEPTGPDAAHIKAQDKTVASGKKLADQEKFKREEHPFDAYPRLKEQARTNAPPSPADNFRWRYYGLFYVAPAQDSYMCRLRIPNGILKHWQFSGLADLIEPLCGPFCHVTTRANLQVREIPPKNAVALIEGIQDLGLCSRGSGADNIRNVTGTPTAGIDPQELLDTREYAREWHYHILNDRSLTGLPRKFNVAFDGAGRIAVLEDTNDIAFAAVEVRDGFGVQPGIWFRLGIGGITGHKDFARETGIIVKPADATKVADAIVRVFIDHGDRTNRLKARLKYVIDGMGMEKFLDLVEEKLGHAFTRVPPEALAPRPAFDRMAHIGVVKQKQAGLNWIGIALPLGKATCEQMRGLAKIAQDLGDGDIRLTVWQNLLIPGVRDDNVEPAIAAIKKIGLAVEASQIRAGLIACTGNAGCKFAASDTKRHAAAIGDWCEPRVELDTPLNIHLTGCHHSCAQHYISDIGLIAAKVPVGEEDDTVEGYHLFAGGGFGPNADVGQEVYHDLKAEDAPKTVEKLLKAYLAHRASPDETFLTFARRHDGETLRKLAEASK; from the coding sequence ATGAAAATCGAAAGTCTCTCCATCGACTTTACCGACGAGCAGAAGCGCTATCTCGAAGGATTCACCACCGGCCTGCAGATCAGCCGGGTCGGGCGGGGGCTCAGTGGCGCGGCTGCGGGCAAAACCAGCAGCGAGCCGACCGGACCCGACGCCGCCCACATCAAGGCGCAGGACAAGACCGTAGCGTCCGGCAAGAAGCTCGCCGACCAGGAGAAGTTCAAGCGCGAGGAACATCCGTTCGACGCCTATCCGCGGCTGAAGGAGCAGGCGCGCACCAACGCGCCGCCGTCGCCGGCGGATAATTTCCGCTGGCGCTATTACGGCCTGTTCTATGTCGCGCCGGCGCAGGATTCCTACATGTGCCGCTTGAGGATACCGAACGGCATCCTCAAGCACTGGCAGTTTTCAGGACTCGCCGACCTGATCGAACCGCTTTGCGGGCCGTTCTGCCACGTCACCACCCGGGCCAACCTGCAGGTGCGGGAGATACCGCCGAAGAATGCCGTGGCCCTGATCGAGGGTATCCAGGACCTCGGTCTGTGCTCGCGCGGCTCCGGCGCCGACAACATCCGCAACGTCACGGGCACGCCGACCGCCGGCATCGATCCGCAGGAGCTACTGGACACCCGCGAATATGCGCGCGAATGGCACTACCACATCCTCAACGACCGCTCGCTGACCGGGCTCCCGCGCAAGTTCAACGTCGCCTTCGACGGCGCCGGCAGGATCGCAGTACTCGAGGACACCAACGACATCGCGTTCGCTGCTGTCGAGGTGAGGGATGGTTTCGGCGTCCAGCCCGGGATCTGGTTCCGGCTCGGGATCGGCGGCATCACCGGTCACAAGGATTTCGCCAGGGAAACCGGCATCATCGTCAAGCCGGCCGATGCGACCAAGGTCGCCGACGCCATCGTCCGCGTCTTCATCGATCACGGCGACCGCACCAACCGGCTCAAGGCGCGTTTGAAATACGTCATCGACGGCATGGGCATGGAGAAATTCCTTGACCTGGTCGAGGAGAAACTCGGCCACGCCTTCACGCGGGTGCCGCCGGAGGCGCTGGCGCCGCGCCCGGCTTTCGACCGGATGGCCCATATCGGCGTGGTCAAGCAGAAGCAGGCCGGCCTGAACTGGATCGGCATTGCCTTGCCGCTCGGCAAGGCGACCTGCGAGCAGATGCGGGGCCTTGCCAAAATCGCGCAGGATCTCGGCGACGGCGATATCCGCCTCACGGTCTGGCAGAATCTCTTGATCCCCGGCGTGCGCGACGACAATGTCGAACCCGCGATCGCGGCAATCAAGAAGATCGGGCTGGCCGTCGAGGCCTCGCAAATCCGCGCCGGATTGATCGCCTGCACCGGCAACGCCGGCTGCAAGTTCGCGGCGTCCGACACCAAACGGCATGCGGCTGCGATCGGCGACTGGTGCGAACCGCGGGTCGAACTCGATACTCCGCTCAACATCCATCTCACCGGCTGCCACCATTCCTGTGCGCAGCATTACATCAGCGATATCGGCCTGATCGCCGCCAAGGTGCCCGTGGGCGAGGAGGACGACACCGTCGAGGGCTATCATCTGTTCGCCGGTGGAGGGTTCGGCCCGAATGCCGATGTCGGGCAGGAGGTCTATCACGACCTGAAGGCGGAGGATGCGCCGAAGACGGTTGAGAAGCTGTTGAAGGCCTATCTCGCGCATCGCGCCTCTCCTGATGAAACCTTCCTGACGTTCGCGCGCCGCCACGACGGCGAGACGCTGCGCAAGCTTGCCGAGGCTTCCAAATGA
- a CDS encoding sulfite reductase subunit alpha, which produces MNQMTPPPKIEIIPSSAPFSEAQRSWLNGFFAGLLSTDAPMALSTEQGAAVLQGPAGDGDDGEAPWHDQTMSIADRMKLAEGRPLRRRMMAAMAQQDCGQCGYNCHDYSEAIAGKTEARLNLCVPGGKETARMLKTLHEELEKAPAASSGPAAAPAAAAPAVVAEPGRSRDNPVAATFLSRRLLNKPGSEKETWHIDFDLSGAGLDYVVGDSFGIFARNDVGHVDQIIALLGASHTTKVRGKTLREVLIDDVSLAPAPDSLFELLSFITGGALREKARALAQGEDPDGDAATLDVMAALQKFSGVRPHPEAFVEALEPLQPRLYSISSSHNATPGKLSLTVDCVRYVIGKRKRLGLASTFLAERINPGDEVKVYVQKAHGFALPQDPKTPIIMIGPGTGVAPFRAFLLDRKATGAPGKNWLFFGHQRSDCDFFYADELNALKTSGVLTRLSLAWSRDGDKKFYVQDRMRELGREVWTWLADGANLYICGDAKRMAKDVERALVDIIAQFGARSTDEAVLFVADLKKKGRFQQDVY; this is translated from the coding sequence ATGAACCAGATGACGCCGCCTCCGAAGATCGAGATCATCCCCTCGAGCGCGCCGTTTTCCGAAGCACAGCGTTCCTGGCTGAACGGCTTCTTTGCCGGGCTGTTGTCGACCGACGCCCCGATGGCGCTGTCGACGGAGCAGGGCGCCGCCGTTCTGCAGGGCCCTGCAGGCGACGGCGATGACGGCGAGGCGCCTTGGCATGACCAGACCATGTCGATAGCCGACCGCATGAAGCTCGCCGAAGGCCGGCCGCTGCGGCGGCGGATGATGGCGGCCATGGCGCAGCAGGATTGCGGCCAGTGCGGCTACAACTGCCATGACTATTCGGAAGCGATCGCGGGCAAGACGGAAGCGCGTCTCAACCTCTGCGTCCCCGGCGGCAAGGAAACCGCCCGGATGCTGAAGACCCTGCATGAGGAACTGGAGAAGGCGCCGGCGGCCTCATCGGGTCCGGCAGCCGCGCCCGCGGCGGCTGCGCCGGCCGTCGTGGCGGAGCCCGGCCGTTCGCGGGACAATCCGGTGGCCGCCACCTTCCTGTCGCGGCGCCTGCTCAACAAGCCCGGCTCGGAAAAAGAGACCTGGCATATCGATTTCGACCTCTCGGGCGCCGGCCTCGATTATGTCGTCGGCGATTCCTTCGGCATCTTTGCCCGCAACGATGTCGGCCATGTCGATCAGATCATTGCCCTGCTCGGCGCGTCCCATACCACCAAGGTAAGAGGCAAGACGCTGCGCGAGGTGTTGATCGACGACGTCTCGCTGGCGCCGGCCCCCGACAGCCTGTTCGAACTGTTGTCCTTCATCACCGGCGGCGCACTGCGCGAGAAGGCACGCGCGCTGGCGCAAGGCGAGGATCCTGACGGCGACGCCGCGACACTGGACGTGATGGCGGCGCTGCAAAAATTCTCCGGCGTCCGTCCGCATCCCGAAGCCTTCGTCGAGGCGCTGGAGCCGCTGCAGCCGCGGCTCTATTCGATCTCCTCGTCGCACAACGCGACGCCCGGCAAACTGTCGCTTACGGTGGACTGCGTGCGCTACGTGATCGGCAAGCGCAAGCGGCTCGGGCTCGCCTCTACCTTCCTCGCCGAACGCATCAATCCCGGCGACGAGGTCAAGGTTTATGTGCAGAAGGCCCACGGCTTCGCGCTGCCGCAGGATCCGAAGACGCCGATCATCATGATCGGGCCGGGCACCGGCGTCGCTCCGTTCCGCGCCTTCCTGCTCGACCGCAAGGCCACCGGCGCGCCCGGCAAGAACTGGCTGTTCTTCGGCCATCAGCGCAGCGACTGCGATTTCTTCTATGCCGACGAGCTCAACGCCCTCAAAACCTCGGGCGTGCTGACGCGATTATCGCTGGCGTGGTCGCGCGACGGCGACAAGAAATTCTATGTGCAGGACCGCATGCGCGAACTCGGCCGCGAAGTGTGGACGTGGTTGGCCGACGGCGCCAACCTCTATATCTGCGGTGACGCCAAGCGGATGGCGAAGGATGTCGAACGCGCGCTGGTCGATATCATCGCGCAGTTCGGCGCACGGTCGACCGACGAAGCGGTGCTGTTCGTCGCCGATCTCAAGAAGAAGGGGCGGTTCCAGCAGGATGTCTACTGA
- a CDS encoding LamB/YcsF family protein produces the protein MKTIDLNCDLGEGFGAWQMGNDAAMIELATSVNVACGFHAGDADIMRRTVELAKARGVSIGAHPGYRDLHGFGRRPMVGLKSSEIENLVAYQIGALQAIATAAGHKVTHVKAHGALSNVACEDDMTAKAIASAIRAVDPNLVFVVLANSKLVQAGEAANLPMVHEVFADRAYEDDGSLVSRRKPGAVLHDAREIADRVVRMVQDGAVVSVTGKVIKMRTDTVCIHGDTPGAVEIARGVRQALKVGGIEVAPFKKAN, from the coding sequence ATGAAGACCATCGATCTGAATTGCGATCTCGGCGAAGGATTTGGCGCATGGCAAATGGGCAATGACGCCGCCATGATCGAACTGGCCACGTCGGTCAATGTCGCCTGCGGCTTTCACGCCGGCGATGCCGACATCATGCGCAGGACGGTGGAACTTGCGAAAGCGCGCGGGGTCAGCATCGGCGCCCATCCCGGTTACCGCGACCTGCACGGTTTCGGCCGGCGGCCGATGGTCGGCCTGAAATCGTCGGAGATCGAAAACCTGGTCGCCTACCAGATCGGCGCGCTGCAGGCGATCGCGACCGCGGCCGGTCACAAGGTCACCCACGTCAAGGCGCATGGCGCGTTGTCCAATGTCGCCTGCGAGGACGACATGACCGCGAAGGCGATCGCCTCCGCGATCAGGGCGGTCGATCCCAATCTGGTTTTCGTGGTGCTCGCCAATTCGAAACTGGTGCAGGCGGGCGAAGCCGCCAATCTGCCGATGGTGCACGAAGTGTTCGCCGATCGTGCCTATGAAGACGACGGCTCGCTGGTGTCGCGCCGCAAGCCCGGCGCGGTGCTGCACGACGCCAGGGAAATCGCGGATCGCGTGGTGCGGATGGTGCAGGACGGCGCGGTGGTCTCGGTGACGGGCAAGGTGATCAAGATGCGCACCGACACCGTGTGCATTCACGGCGATACCCCGGGCGCCGTCGAAATCGCGCGCGGCGTGAGGCAAGCGCTGAAGGTCGGGGGGATTGAGGTGGCGCCGTTCAAGAAGGCTAATTAG
- a CDS encoding biotin-dependent carboxyltransferase family protein gives MSKLVISAIGPASSVQDGGRHGTQRYGLTPSGAMDMLALAVANVLVGNPTLAAAIEIGPFGAAFKARGGAVRVALAGASRNADISGRAVAFNTSMTLADGETLTLGFARGGAFSYLAIEGGIAGEPMFGSLAVNARAGLGSPYPRPLQAGDELQTALASGAAERRLDLPAMADAPIRVVMGPQDDEFGDATRLFLDGEWKISATSDRMGYRLEGPVIKHLHGHNIVSDGTVNGSIQVPGNGQPIVLMPDRGTSGGYPKIATVITADLGRFAQIPAGKVFRFKAVSMAEAQAELRKSAELLRTLPDRLQPIENFDLNIEALHDANVAGAAVSAVDAGTWHAPSAADVEVPD, from the coding sequence ATGAGCAAGCTCGTCATTTCAGCGATCGGCCCTGCGAGTTCGGTGCAGGACGGCGGCCGCCATGGCACCCAGCGCTACGGCCTGACGCCGAGCGGCGCGATGGATATGCTCGCGCTGGCGGTGGCGAACGTTCTGGTCGGAAACCCGACATTGGCCGCAGCGATCGAAATCGGTCCGTTCGGAGCGGCGTTCAAGGCGCGCGGCGGCGCGGTTCGCGTCGCACTCGCTGGCGCCTCGCGCAACGCCGACATTTCCGGCCGCGCGGTCGCGTTCAATACATCGATGACGCTCGCGGACGGCGAGACCCTGACCTTGGGCTTTGCACGCGGCGGCGCCTTCAGTTACCTCGCGATTGAGGGCGGTATTGCCGGCGAGCCGATGTTCGGCAGCCTCGCGGTCAACGCCCGCGCCGGCCTCGGCAGTCCCTATCCGCGTCCGCTGCAGGCCGGCGACGAATTGCAGACCGCGCTCGCAAGCGGCGCGGCCGAGCGGCGGCTCGATTTGCCTGCGATGGCGGACGCGCCGATCCGGGTGGTGATGGGCCCGCAGGACGACGAGTTCGGTGACGCCACCAGGCTTTTTCTCGACGGCGAATGGAAGATATCGGCGACCAGCGACCGTATGGGATACCGCCTGGAAGGCCCCGTGATCAAACATCTGCACGGCCACAACATCGTCTCCGACGGCACCGTGAATGGCAGCATCCAGGTGCCCGGCAACGGCCAGCCGATCGTGCTGATGCCGGACCGCGGCACCAGTGGCGGCTATCCGAAGATCGCAACCGTCATCACCGCCGATCTCGGGCGGTTCGCGCAGATTCCGGCAGGAAAGGTTTTCCGCTTCAAGGCCGTCAGCATGGCGGAAGCGCAGGCGGAACTGCGAAAGTCGGCGGAACTGCTGCGCACCCTGCCCGACCGGCTCCAACCGATCGAAAATTTTGATCTCAACATCGAAGCCCTGCATGATGCTAATGTCGCTGGCGCCGCCGTCAGCGCGGTCGATGCCGGCACGTGGCATGCACCATCGGCAGCGGATGTCGAGGTCCCGGACTAG
- the pxpB gene encoding 5-oxoprolinase subunit PxpB, with amino-acid sequence MAATLSPPRILPSGDSAITVEFSRNIDDAANRRVLALDRILAREPVAGVTETVPTYRSLLVHYDPLQIGFDALSEKLVALAQLPVPPTTKARRWRIPVVYGGEHGIDLEDVAKALNMTPDEIVARHVAGDYRVAMIGFTPGWSYLSGLDPSLHMPRRQNPRLLTPAGTVSIGGVQTGVQCLAGPSGWHLLGRTPVRTYQLHRDPIFLLEPGDRVTFSAIDAKTFAEQDRAAEAGKIVAELIAA; translated from the coding sequence ATGGCCGCGACACTCTCCCCTCCCCGTATTTTGCCGAGTGGCGACAGCGCCATCACGGTCGAATTCAGTCGCAACATCGATGACGCCGCAAACCGGCGAGTGCTGGCACTCGATCGCATTCTCGCGCGTGAACCGGTCGCCGGCGTGACCGAAACGGTACCCACCTATCGATCCCTGCTGGTGCATTACGATCCCCTGCAGATCGGATTCGACGCGCTGAGCGAAAAGCTGGTTGCGCTGGCGCAACTGCCGGTTCCGCCGACGACAAAAGCCCGGCGCTGGCGGATTCCCGTGGTCTACGGCGGCGAGCATGGCATCGACCTCGAGGACGTCGCCAAGGCGCTGAACATGACGCCGGACGAGATCGTGGCGCGGCACGTCGCCGGCGACTACCGCGTCGCCATGATCGGATTCACGCCGGGCTGGTCCTATCTCAGTGGCCTCGATCCGTCGCTGCATATGCCAAGGCGGCAGAACCCGCGCCTGCTGACGCCAGCCGGTACGGTCTCGATCGGCGGCGTGCAGACCGGCGTTCAGTGCCTGGCCGGTCCGAGCGGCTGGCACCTCCTGGGACGGACGCCGGTCCGGACCTATCAGCTGCATCGCGATCCGATCTTTCTGCTGGAGCCCGGCGATCGCGTGACGTTTTCGGCGATTGATGCGAAAACCTTCGCGGAGCAGGATCGCGCTGCTGAAGCCGGCAAAATCGTCGCCGAGTTGATCGCCGCATGA
- a CDS encoding ribonuclease activity regulator RraA, whose translation MSLTPEAIATLSRVSTATITTVLLKKGLRNVWMRGSRPLRPGQPRLVGSAFTLRFVPAREDLATPESWSSPISTRTAIEAMPAGCIAVVDAMGVKDAGIFGDILCARMVKRGVAALVTDGVVRDLEGVLGTGLPVWCDGFAAPPSVAGLTFVGWGEPIGCGGVAIFPNDVIVADQDGAVVIPQAFLDLILAEGAEQERMEAWIVEEVNGGAALPGLYPMNAETKARYAATKK comes from the coding sequence ATGTCCCTCACCCCCGAAGCGATCGCAACCCTGTCCCGCGTCTCCACCGCCACCATCACCACGGTTCTGCTCAAGAAGGGCCTGCGCAACGTCTGGATGCGGGGCTCGCGCCCGCTGCGGCCGGGACAGCCGCGGCTGGTCGGATCGGCCTTTACACTCCGCTTTGTGCCGGCGCGGGAGGATCTGGCGACGCCGGAATCCTGGTCGTCGCCGATTTCGACCCGTACCGCGATCGAGGCCATGCCGGCGGGCTGTATCGCCGTGGTCGACGCGATGGGCGTCAAGGACGCCGGCATCTTCGGCGACATCCTGTGTGCGCGCATGGTCAAGCGCGGCGTGGCGGCGCTGGTGACCGACGGCGTGGTGCGCGATCTCGAAGGCGTGCTCGGCACCGGCCTGCCGGTATGGTGCGACGGTTTTGCCGCGCCGCCCTCGGTCGCCGGATTGACTTTTGTCGGCTGGGGCGAGCCCATCGGCTGCGGCGGGGTGGCGATTTTCCCCAATGACGTCATCGTCGCCGACCAGGACGGCGCCGTGGTGATCCCGCAAGCGTTCCTCGACCTCATTCTGGCCGAAGGCGCCGAGCAGGAGCGGATGGAAGCCTGGATCGTCGAAGAGGTGAATGGCGGTGCTGCGCTGCCCGGACTCTATCCGATGAATGCCGAGACCAAGGCACGTTACGCAGCCACGAAGAAATAG
- a CDS encoding (R)-mandelonitrile lyase, with amino-acid sequence MDIHLAGSRPTRRAPQEYFVGTVWQDPIIAAEAPARIVSTRVSFEPGARTNWHSHPLGQTLYVISGVGRVQTAGQPVREIRPGDVVWIPPGEKHWHGGSPSNGMTHIAMQESLNGSYVTWMEPVSEADYSAKVG; translated from the coding sequence ATGGATATCCATCTCGCCGGCTCACGGCCGACGCGCCGCGCGCCCCAAGAGTACTTCGTCGGCACGGTGTGGCAGGATCCGATCATTGCCGCCGAAGCGCCGGCACGGATCGTCTCGACCCGCGTCTCCTTCGAACCGGGCGCGCGGACGAATTGGCATTCGCATCCGCTCGGCCAGACACTGTACGTGATTTCGGGAGTGGGGCGGGTTCAGACTGCGGGCCAGCCGGTGCGCGAGATCCGGCCAGGCGACGTGGTCTGGATCCCGCCAGGCGAAAAGCATTGGCACGGCGGCTCGCCCAGCAATGGCATGACCCATATCGCGATGCAGGAATCGCTGAATGGCAGCTATGTCACCTGGATGGAGCCGGTGAGTGAGGCGGACTACTCGGCCAAGGTCGGATAA
- a CDS encoding DUF2147 domain-containing protein translates to MKKLFAVAALLLASTAAQAQYTFEYGGRTIRIDPDRGTVSIPGVYDNTGRKAKRPRDDQEIDRTPRQAPQQAKNDPQAPVVEPAPAPVQQAPATAAAPAEPSRATANVAPADAAPSAQPPASAPAPQPQQNAAPAAQPAPAAQPAPAPVLATAPPAPAAVPAPKPQAPAPAAANSPLGVWLTEEKEGKVRIEQCGPNLCGYSVDAKSNQNGEQVLINMRPTKDSKWSGRILDPNSGSTYDSTIALKGNDSLRVQGCAFGGMFCGGQTWSRLN, encoded by the coding sequence ATGAAGAAGCTTTTTGCTGTCGCCGCGTTGTTGCTGGCGAGCACAGCCGCGCAGGCCCAGTACACCTTCGAATATGGCGGACGCACCATCCGCATCGATCCGGATCGCGGAACGGTTTCGATCCCGGGCGTCTACGACAACACCGGGCGGAAGGCCAAGCGCCCGCGCGACGATCAGGAGATTGACCGTACGCCCAGACAGGCGCCGCAGCAGGCAAAGAACGATCCGCAGGCACCCGTTGTTGAGCCTGCGCCGGCGCCCGTCCAACAAGCCCCTGCGACCGCCGCCGCCCCAGCCGAACCTTCCAGGGCAACTGCGAATGTCGCACCGGCGGATGCCGCCCCTTCGGCACAACCTCCCGCCAGCGCGCCCGCGCCGCAGCCTCAGCAGAATGCGGCACCCGCTGCGCAGCCCGCGCCAGCTGCCCAGCCCGCCCCGGCTCCTGTCTTGGCGACGGCTCCGCCGGCGCCGGCAGCAGTCCCTGCTCCCAAGCCGCAGGCACCCGCCCCCGCGGCGGCCAATTCGCCGCTCGGCGTCTGGCTGACCGAGGAGAAGGAAGGCAAGGTCCGGATCGAGCAGTGCGGCCCCAATCTCTGCGGATATTCCGTGGACGCCAAGTCGAACCAGAACGGTGAGCAGGTTCTGATCAACATGAGGCCCACCAAGGATTCCAAATGGAGCGGGCGAATCCTCGACCCGAATTCCGGCAGCACCTACGACTCGACGATCGCGCTGAAGGGCAATGACAGCCTGCGGGTGCAGGGCTGTGCGTTTGGCGGCATGTTCTGCGGCGGTCAGACCTGGAGCCGGCTGAACTAG